In the genome of Bradyrhizobium sp. CB3481, the window CGCGGCAATCAACGCAGCGGCTTTTGGCCCGGCCGCCGAGGCGTCCTTCGACCAGCCGCCGGTCTCGCGGATGTTGACGAAGGTGAGCTCTGCCTGCGGGGAATTTTCGGCAACTTCCCGAAACAGCGGTGCTTCCTGCGTGCAGGCGACCGTGATCGGCTCGCCGGCAGCGAGCGCCTCCTTGAAGCGGTCGAGGTCGAGACCGCAAAGCTGGTTGGCCTGCGTGATCTTGGCCGTGCAGCCGCGAGCGATCGCTTCCGCGTCGAGCGGCATGGTCTTCTCGCAACTGCAAATCAGGAGGCGAGACGTCGCCGCACTCATTTTGAAATACCTTGAACCCGGAGCATCCAACGGGTTGTTGCTTCATCCTACAGTTCTGCGGTAACCGCTCGGACGGATATCTGCAAGACAGAAGGCCGCTCGCGCCGCCCGGACTGTGCGGGATAGCATACATAGATGGCCGCCCAGCAATGAGGAAATAGTAGTTCGTGATCGTTCGTCCAGGGCATACGGAACAGATGCTCGATCTGCCGCCCGGTTATACTTTGGTCGCGCTGCGCGAGCTTGGCGACGCCTTTGCCCATGCCTGCGAAATCGCTCCGGAGGCGGGGGCCGGGACGCTGGTCTGGGTGCGCCGCTACGATCTGGTCGAGTTCGCGGTGGTGCTCGAACCGGACGAGCCGCTGAGATCGGCGCGCCGGGCGTTGTTTGCCGGGATGAATGCGCTGGCGGACGCGATTGCCGCGCACTGCCCACCGGAGCGGGAGGTCACGTTCGACTGGCCCGACGCCGTCAGGTTCGATGCCGGATTGCTTGGCGGCGGGCGGCTGGCCTGGCCGATGGATTTCGCCGAAGATCAGGTTCCGCCGTGGCTCGTTTTCGGGGTGATCCTGCGCGCCGCCGCCATGGCGCATGTCCCGGAGGTGCAGGCCGCCGCGGGCGTGTCATTGCTGAGCGAAGGCTTCGAGATGGTCGAGACCGACGCGATCATCGAAAGTTTTAGCCGCCACTTGATGACCGCCTTCGATCGTTGGAAGGAGCGCGGCTTTGAGGCGATTGCACGGGACTATCTGGAGCGGCTTCCCAAGGGGAAGGCCGGCGAGCGACGCGGCATCGATATCAACGGCGATCTTCTGGTGAGCTTGCCGAACAGCCGCGGAGAGCCTGACAGGAGCAGCCTTGTGGATGCGTTGGGGCGCTCCGATTGGTATGATCCGCAGGCGCGCGGTCCGAAACTCGGATGAGGCGGACATGCTGAAGTTTCCGCGAACCATCAGGCTGGATCCGTCGGATACGTTCGTCTTCGAACGGGCGGCGGAACCTGGCGAATGGGCCGTTTCCGGCGCCTTCGTGTTCTGGAACCGGGATTTGGCAAGGCTGGGCCCAAAGCAGCGTGTGGCGCTGCGCTCGGGATTTCTCGGCATCGACAGTCTTGGATGGTCGACGCTAGCCATCGTCACTGAAGCAACCGAAGCCGAGCGGCAGGCAATGGTCGCGCGGCTCGCCAGCCAGTTGCTGGAGAAATTCGGCGCACCTGATGCGGAGGCCGCGCGCCATGCGGCGGAGGAGGAGATCGCATTCGCAGCCTCGCTGTGCGAACATCCGCCGCAGACACTGCTTGCGGTGCAGCGCAGCGTCGACAACGGCGAAATCCGCGAGCGCTTTCGCACCCTGAAACCGCGCGCCGGTGCCGCAGATGGCGACCGGTTGCACGCCCATGCCAGCGCCTTTACCTTCCATGAAGTGGAAGGCGAAGATGAACCTGCCGAAGAGGTCGATCTTCTTGGGCTGATCAGGACTGACGCCGGCACGAATCGTACATGACGGACCGTACATGAGAGAATTCTGGGTCGCCTCGGGCCACCACCTCACGCGCCGTGCCGATCACGGCGGCCTCGTCGCGACGCCCGAGCTGATCATGGCCTATCTGGCGCGGCCCGAACTGATGCCGCCAGCGGACGCCTGCGACGCCGAGCGCGGCCTGCATGCGAGCCTGATGGCCGATCCGCTGCGCCCGGTGTCGAGCGCCGAGATCGCTGCGCTTGCCGACGCCGACGCGCGCGAAAACTGGTCGTTCATGATGAATTTCCGCGACCGGCTGATGGCGGCACCATCGCTCGAGGCGGTCTATGTCGCGCTGGCGCGCAAAGGGGCCGGCGACCTGCCGCCGATCTTCCTGTCGCAATTATGCCATCTGATCCTGCGCAACGCGCTCGAAGGCTGCGACGACCCTTATATATTGCGTGCCGCAGAGCTGTTCTATCGCAGCCAGCTCGCCGCAATTCACGAAGGTACGCTGCTACTCGCCGATGCCGAGGTGATCGAGGCGGAACAGCACGCCCAGCACGACCTGCATTCATCGCCGCTGTCCGCCATGCTGCAGCAGCCAAAATCGTTCGGCGAGATGGACGTCATGGACGACGACAACGCCTGGACCTACTGGTCGCGGTCGGATGCGCAC includes:
- a CDS encoding DUF6352 family protein — translated: MREFWVASGHHLTRRADHGGLVATPELIMAYLARPELMPPADACDAERGLHASLMADPLRPVSSAEIAALADADARENWSFMMNFRDRLMAAPSLEAVYVALARKGAGDLPPIFLSQLCHLILRNALEGCDDPYILRAAELFYRSQLAAIHEGTLLLADAEVIEAEQHAQHDLHSSPLSAMLQQPKSFGEMDVMDDDNAWTYWSRSDAHAMAMNMGGNAKARAGLCRVIERWIGHLLGVTVSVESIATIEDRDWRWFVGLDSEATRIGNALWRGERLDNSVTERIVALMRLTFEDTRLVDERVGNKPVYLILAMGADKVVRLKPQNLIAGLPLAAAANVA
- a CDS encoding biotin/lipoate--protein ligase family protein, yielding MLDLPPGYTLVALRELGDAFAHACEIAPEAGAGTLVWVRRYDLVEFAVVLEPDEPLRSARRALFAGMNALADAIAAHCPPEREVTFDWPDAVRFDAGLLGGGRLAWPMDFAEDQVPPWLVFGVILRAAAMAHVPEVQAAAGVSLLSEGFEMVETDAIIESFSRHLMTAFDRWKERGFEAIARDYLERLPKGKAGERRGIDINGDLLVSLPNSRGEPDRSSLVDALGRSDWYDPQARGPKLG
- a CDS encoding DUF6505 family protein; translated protein: MLKFPRTIRLDPSDTFVFERAAEPGEWAVSGAFVFWNRDLARLGPKQRVALRSGFLGIDSLGWSTLAIVTEATEAERQAMVARLASQLLEKFGAPDAEAARHAAEEEIAFAASLCEHPPQTLLAVQRSVDNGEIRERFRTLKPRAGAADGDRLHAHASAFTFHEVEGEDEPAEEVDLLGLIRTDAGTNRT